From a region of the Rhipicephalus microplus isolate Deutch F79 chromosome X, USDA_Rmic, whole genome shotgun sequence genome:
- the LOC119176372 gene encoding AN1-type zinc finger protein 1 isoform X3 — protein sequence MAELPQLGKHCHVESCNRLDFLPFECVHCKNTFCSDHRTSDAHVCDQVQAHILSDKEAKCSRTGTLFGCTFSECTQKELTPIACGLCAANFCVRHRHAQDHKCKCLQPVSEHMPLTTKVVQKILESKKPVEKTMSSKASISPTAQKVKLMKMKMHAAGEKTIPLADRVYFEVYFPKGHKLWTVGRAIDSTAIIEKLPNQNNRQTEKRLLLFQASTLKVLNVSDSFETLLNSKLLNEAETLILEYVPPDCDSLSADYHFEET from the exons ATGGCAGAGCTGCCTCAGCTGGGTAAACACTGTCACGTGGAATCATGCAATCGTTTAG ATTTTTTGCCTTTTGAATGTGTGCACTGCAAGAACACCTTTTG CAGTGACCACCGCACATCGGATGCGCATGTGTGCGATCAAGTGCAG GCACACATTCTATCTGACAAGGAGGCCAAGTGCAGTAGGACTGGAACGCTTTTCGGATGCACATTTAGCGAGtgcacacaaaaagaactcaCTCCTATAGCCTGTGGATTATGTGCCGCTAATTTTTGCGTGCGGCACCGACACGCCCAAGACCACAAATGCAAATGTCTCCAACCAGTGTCGGAGCACATGCCTCTCACCACAAAGGTAGTCCAGAAAATACTGG AGTCAAAGAAGCCAGTTGAAAAAACCATGTCAAGCAAAGCAAGCATATCTCCAACTGCACAGAAGGTGAAACTGATGAAAATGAAAATGCATGCTGCTGGTGAAAAAACTATCCCCCTAGCCGACAGGGTGTATTTTGAAGTATACTTTCCAAAAGGCCACAAG TTATGGACTGTGGGGAGAGCAATTGATAGCACTGCTATAATTGAGAAACTTCCAAACCAGAACAACAGGCAGACTGAAAAG AGGCTGCTGCTGTTCCAAGCAAGTACCTTAAAGGTGCTCAATGTGAGCGACAGTTTTGAGACACTGTTGAACTCCAAGCTCCTGAATGAAGCGGAGACATTAATTCTTGAATATGTTCCTCCAGACTGTGATTCATTGTCAGCAGACTATCACTTTGAGGAAACTTGA
- the LOC119176373 gene encoding uncharacterized protein LOC119176373 isoform X1 produces MEIAYMFCASMGEVNTFLSLCLENDSTGVRNLLTNGIPVDAQDSEGTTGLQIASTNGYKTLAEHLLEQGADVNLANKCGWTPLMHAAQHGQVSVVTLLLNYGAAINATSLLDVGALTLAAAGGHHSTVCLLLEAGADVAGGGAHPGLGLTPLAAAAINGHLSIMGVLLQRGASVNQVLLATGTSPLMLAASGGHLRVAQMLMDHGADPNQQNIYGNTALDIATACSNMEAAEYLRSITQLASSQEYNPTIGDVFSAISEGNLKELKRLLKDHPSSANWCDLKKGTTPLIHAVILGCMDAVTFLVKNNVDLDIQDHTAGWTALMHAVYQGNVNIVRYLISSGADVGVEAFNGATALDIACYLENGDARIIRMLADQIVACTLTPGNERRQSTSQHFKAFKGWIGHVTQKLTPWKGRQLMQKSVSQTANPPSSLTSDLDSLKTSPRPSTLPALDIDFTSPEITFPEVDAVFRAAPPSLPNYAKMLEATPAAMPDDTAQAQTQKIMRKATEPIFLRHLKPPPCNKPGPPGVTEILQQLGLDKYVQNFEQNEVDWEVFVNLDPKGMEEIGIKTEASREALLEAISQLQKHRPT; encoded by the exons ATGGAAATCGCCTACATGTTTTGCGCATCGATGGGGGAAGTAAATACATTTTTGTCGTTGTGCCTGGAAAACGACTCAACGGGAGTACGTAACTTGTTGACAAATG GTATTCCAGTTGACGCTCAGGATTCCGAAGGCACTACGGGGTTGCAAATAGCATCTACAAACGGGTACAAAACGTTGGCCGAACACCTTTTGGAGCAAGGCGCCGATGTCAACTTGGCCAACAAATGCGGTTGGACACCGCTTATGCATGCTGCACAGCATGGTCAGGTGTCAGTAGTGACGCTGTTATTGAATTACGGTGCGGCCATAAATGCAACCAGCCTTCTGG ATGTTGGCGCACTAACATTGGCTGCAGCGGGAGGTCACCATTCAACAGTGTGCCTCCTCCTAGAAGCAGGAGCAGATGTTGCAGGTGGTGGTGCCCACCCTGGCTTGGGGCTCACTCCTTTAGCTGCTGCTGCCATCAATGGACATCTGTCAATCATGGGTGTCCTACTTCAAAGGGGAGCTTCTGTAAACCAGGTGCTTCTAGCAACTG GCACTAGTCCTCTCATGCTGGCTGCAAGTGGTGGTCACCTTCGAGTAGCACAAATGCTCATGGACCATGGTGCTGACCCAAACCAGCAGAATATTTATGGCAATACAGCCTTGGATATTGCCACAGCTTGTTCGAACATGGAAGCAGCTGAATACCTTCGAAGCATAACACAGCTTGCATCAAGCCAAG AGTACAATCCAACCATTGGTGATGTCTTCAGTGCTATTTCAGAGG GCAACTTGAAGGAACTGAAGAGACTCTTGAAGGATCATCCATCAAGTGCTAACTGGTGCGACCTGAAGAAGGGCACGACTCCCTTAATACATGCTGTTATACTGGGCTGCATGGATGCTGTCACATTTTTGGTAAAAAACAATGTGGACCTGGATATACAAGACCACACAGCTGGTTGGACAGCACTCATGCATGCTGTATATCAAGG GAATGTCAACATTGTGCGCTATCTCATTAGCTCAGGTGCTGATGTCGGTGTAGAAGCTTTCAATGGCGCTACTGCTCTTGACATTGCTTGTTACCTTG AGAATGGAGATGCCAGAATTATTCGGATGCTGGCTGACCAGATAGTTGCCTGCACATTAACACCAGGGAACGAGAG AAGACAAAGTACCTCTCAGCACTTCAAGGCATTTAAG GGCTGGATTGGTCATGTAACACAAAAACTGACACCATGGAAAGGTAGGCAGTTAATGCAAAAAAGTGTCAGCCAAACAGCCAACCCGCCTAGTTCTTTGACTTCGGACCTGGACTCACTGAAAACATCACCAAGGCCTAGCACACTGCCTGCTTTGGACATTGACTTCACATCTCCAGAAATa ACTTTTCCTGAAGTAGATGCTGTATTCAGAGCAGCACCTCCGTCACTTCCAAACTAcgcaaaaatgcttgaagccaCCCCAGCAGCTATGCCTGATGATACTGCCCAAGCACAAACACAGAAG ATTATGAGAAAGGCCACTGAACCAATTTTTCTTCGACATTTGAAACCACCTCCCTGCAATAAGCCAGGGCCCCCAG GTGTAACTGAAATTCTACAACAACTAGGTCTAGACAAATATGTTCAAAACTTTGAACAAAATGAG GTTGACTGGGAAGTATTTGTGAATCTAGACCCAAAGGGCATGGAAGAAATTGGTATTAAAACAGAAGCAAGCAGAGAAGCACTACTGGAAGCCATCAGCCAACTGCAAAAACATAGGCCCACTTAA
- the LOC119176373 gene encoding uncharacterized protein LOC119176373 isoform X3: MEIAYMFCASMGEVNTFLSLCLENDSTGVRNLLTNGIPVDAQDSEGTTGLQIASTNGYKTLAEHLLEQGADVNLANKCGWTPLMHAAQHGQVSVVTLLLNYGAAINATSLLDVGALTLAAAGGHHSTVCLLLEAGADVAGGGAHPGLGLTPLAAAAINGHLSIMGVLLQRGASVNQVLLATEYNPTIGDVFSAISEGNLKELKRLLKDHPSSANWCDLKKGTTPLIHAVILGCMDAVTFLVKNNVDLDIQDHTAGWTALMHAVYQGNVNIVRYLISSGADVGVEAFNGATALDIACYLENGDARIIRMLADQIVACTLTPGNERRQSTSQHFKAFKGWIGHVTQKLTPWKGRQLMQKSVSQTANPPSSLTSDLDSLKTSPRPSTLPALDIDFTSPEITFPEVDAVFRAAPPSLPNYAKMLEATPAAMPDDTAQAQTQKIMRKATEPIFLRHLKPPPCNKPGPPGVTEILQQLGLDKYVQNFEQNEVDWEVFVNLDPKGMEEIGIKTEASREALLEAISQLQKHRPT, translated from the exons ATGGAAATCGCCTACATGTTTTGCGCATCGATGGGGGAAGTAAATACATTTTTGTCGTTGTGCCTGGAAAACGACTCAACGGGAGTACGTAACTTGTTGACAAATG GTATTCCAGTTGACGCTCAGGATTCCGAAGGCACTACGGGGTTGCAAATAGCATCTACAAACGGGTACAAAACGTTGGCCGAACACCTTTTGGAGCAAGGCGCCGATGTCAACTTGGCCAACAAATGCGGTTGGACACCGCTTATGCATGCTGCACAGCATGGTCAGGTGTCAGTAGTGACGCTGTTATTGAATTACGGTGCGGCCATAAATGCAACCAGCCTTCTGG ATGTTGGCGCACTAACATTGGCTGCAGCGGGAGGTCACCATTCAACAGTGTGCCTCCTCCTAGAAGCAGGAGCAGATGTTGCAGGTGGTGGTGCCCACCCTGGCTTGGGGCTCACTCCTTTAGCTGCTGCTGCCATCAATGGACATCTGTCAATCATGGGTGTCCTACTTCAAAGGGGAGCTTCTGTAAACCAGGTGCTTCTAGCAACTG AGTACAATCCAACCATTGGTGATGTCTTCAGTGCTATTTCAGAGG GCAACTTGAAGGAACTGAAGAGACTCTTGAAGGATCATCCATCAAGTGCTAACTGGTGCGACCTGAAGAAGGGCACGACTCCCTTAATACATGCTGTTATACTGGGCTGCATGGATGCTGTCACATTTTTGGTAAAAAACAATGTGGACCTGGATATACAAGACCACACAGCTGGTTGGACAGCACTCATGCATGCTGTATATCAAGG GAATGTCAACATTGTGCGCTATCTCATTAGCTCAGGTGCTGATGTCGGTGTAGAAGCTTTCAATGGCGCTACTGCTCTTGACATTGCTTGTTACCTTG AGAATGGAGATGCCAGAATTATTCGGATGCTGGCTGACCAGATAGTTGCCTGCACATTAACACCAGGGAACGAGAG AAGACAAAGTACCTCTCAGCACTTCAAGGCATTTAAG GGCTGGATTGGTCATGTAACACAAAAACTGACACCATGGAAAGGTAGGCAGTTAATGCAAAAAAGTGTCAGCCAAACAGCCAACCCGCCTAGTTCTTTGACTTCGGACCTGGACTCACTGAAAACATCACCAAGGCCTAGCACACTGCCTGCTTTGGACATTGACTTCACATCTCCAGAAATa ACTTTTCCTGAAGTAGATGCTGTATTCAGAGCAGCACCTCCGTCACTTCCAAACTAcgcaaaaatgcttgaagccaCCCCAGCAGCTATGCCTGATGATACTGCCCAAGCACAAACACAGAAG ATTATGAGAAAGGCCACTGAACCAATTTTTCTTCGACATTTGAAACCACCTCCCTGCAATAAGCCAGGGCCCCCAG GTGTAACTGAAATTCTACAACAACTAGGTCTAGACAAATATGTTCAAAACTTTGAACAAAATGAG GTTGACTGGGAAGTATTTGTGAATCTAGACCCAAAGGGCATGGAAGAAATTGGTATTAAAACAGAAGCAAGCAGAGAAGCACTACTGGAAGCCATCAGCCAACTGCAAAAACATAGGCCCACTTAA
- the LOC119176372 gene encoding AN1-type zinc finger protein 1 isoform X1 has product MAELPQLGKHCHVESCNRLDFLPFECVHCKNTFCSDHRTSDAHVCDQVQAHILSDKEAKCSRTGTLFGCTFSECTQKELTPIACGLCAANFCVRHRHAQDHKCKCLQPVSEHMPLTTKVVQKILESKKPVEKTMSSKASISPTAQKVKLMKMKMHAAGEKTIPLADRVYFEVYFPKGHKVRSKPYHFSKLWTVGRAIDSTAIIEKLPNQNNRQTEKRLLLFQASTLKVLNVSDSFETLLNSKLLNEAETLILEYVPPDCDSLSADYHFEET; this is encoded by the exons ATGGCAGAGCTGCCTCAGCTGGGTAAACACTGTCACGTGGAATCATGCAATCGTTTAG ATTTTTTGCCTTTTGAATGTGTGCACTGCAAGAACACCTTTTG CAGTGACCACCGCACATCGGATGCGCATGTGTGCGATCAAGTGCAG GCACACATTCTATCTGACAAGGAGGCCAAGTGCAGTAGGACTGGAACGCTTTTCGGATGCACATTTAGCGAGtgcacacaaaaagaactcaCTCCTATAGCCTGTGGATTATGTGCCGCTAATTTTTGCGTGCGGCACCGACACGCCCAAGACCACAAATGCAAATGTCTCCAACCAGTGTCGGAGCACATGCCTCTCACCACAAAGGTAGTCCAGAAAATACTGG AGTCAAAGAAGCCAGTTGAAAAAACCATGTCAAGCAAAGCAAGCATATCTCCAACTGCACAGAAGGTGAAACTGATGAAAATGAAAATGCATGCTGCTGGTGAAAAAACTATCCCCCTAGCCGACAGGGTGTATTTTGAAGTATACTTTCCAAAAGGCCACAAGGTTCGCTCAAAGCCCTATCATTTTTCAAAG TTATGGACTGTGGGGAGAGCAATTGATAGCACTGCTATAATTGAGAAACTTCCAAACCAGAACAACAGGCAGACTGAAAAG AGGCTGCTGCTGTTCCAAGCAAGTACCTTAAAGGTGCTCAATGTGAGCGACAGTTTTGAGACACTGTTGAACTCCAAGCTCCTGAATGAAGCGGAGACATTAATTCTTGAATATGTTCCTCCAGACTGTGATTCATTGTCAGCAGACTATCACTTTGAGGAAACTTGA
- the LOC119176373 gene encoding uncharacterized protein LOC119176373 isoform X2 produces MEIAYMFCASMGEVNTFLSLCLENDSTGVRNLLTNGIPVDAQDSEGTTGLQIASTNGYKTLAEHLLEQGADVNLANKCGWTPLMHAAQHGQVSVVTLLLNYGAAINATSLLDVGALTLAAAGGHHSTVCLLLEAGADVAGGGAHPGLGLTPLAAAAINGHLSIMGVLLQRGASVNQVLLATGTSPLMLAASGGHLRVAQMLMDHGADPNQQNIYGNTALDIATACSNMEAAEYLRSITQLASSQEYNPTIGDVFSAISEGNLKELKRLLKDHPSSANWCDLKKGTTPLIHAVILGCMDAVTFLVKNNVDLDIQDHTAGWTALMHAVYQGNVNIVRYLISSGADVGVEAFNGATALDIACYLENGDARIIRMLADQIVACTLTPGNERQSTSQHFKAFKGWIGHVTQKLTPWKGRQLMQKSVSQTANPPSSLTSDLDSLKTSPRPSTLPALDIDFTSPEITFPEVDAVFRAAPPSLPNYAKMLEATPAAMPDDTAQAQTQKIMRKATEPIFLRHLKPPPCNKPGPPGVTEILQQLGLDKYVQNFEQNEVDWEVFVNLDPKGMEEIGIKTEASREALLEAISQLQKHRPT; encoded by the exons ATGGAAATCGCCTACATGTTTTGCGCATCGATGGGGGAAGTAAATACATTTTTGTCGTTGTGCCTGGAAAACGACTCAACGGGAGTACGTAACTTGTTGACAAATG GTATTCCAGTTGACGCTCAGGATTCCGAAGGCACTACGGGGTTGCAAATAGCATCTACAAACGGGTACAAAACGTTGGCCGAACACCTTTTGGAGCAAGGCGCCGATGTCAACTTGGCCAACAAATGCGGTTGGACACCGCTTATGCATGCTGCACAGCATGGTCAGGTGTCAGTAGTGACGCTGTTATTGAATTACGGTGCGGCCATAAATGCAACCAGCCTTCTGG ATGTTGGCGCACTAACATTGGCTGCAGCGGGAGGTCACCATTCAACAGTGTGCCTCCTCCTAGAAGCAGGAGCAGATGTTGCAGGTGGTGGTGCCCACCCTGGCTTGGGGCTCACTCCTTTAGCTGCTGCTGCCATCAATGGACATCTGTCAATCATGGGTGTCCTACTTCAAAGGGGAGCTTCTGTAAACCAGGTGCTTCTAGCAACTG GCACTAGTCCTCTCATGCTGGCTGCAAGTGGTGGTCACCTTCGAGTAGCACAAATGCTCATGGACCATGGTGCTGACCCAAACCAGCAGAATATTTATGGCAATACAGCCTTGGATATTGCCACAGCTTGTTCGAACATGGAAGCAGCTGAATACCTTCGAAGCATAACACAGCTTGCATCAAGCCAAG AGTACAATCCAACCATTGGTGATGTCTTCAGTGCTATTTCAGAGG GCAACTTGAAGGAACTGAAGAGACTCTTGAAGGATCATCCATCAAGTGCTAACTGGTGCGACCTGAAGAAGGGCACGACTCCCTTAATACATGCTGTTATACTGGGCTGCATGGATGCTGTCACATTTTTGGTAAAAAACAATGTGGACCTGGATATACAAGACCACACAGCTGGTTGGACAGCACTCATGCATGCTGTATATCAAGG GAATGTCAACATTGTGCGCTATCTCATTAGCTCAGGTGCTGATGTCGGTGTAGAAGCTTTCAATGGCGCTACTGCTCTTGACATTGCTTGTTACCTTG AGAATGGAGATGCCAGAATTATTCGGATGCTGGCTGACCAGATAGTTGCCTGCACATTAACACCAGGGAACGAGAG ACAAAGTACCTCTCAGCACTTCAAGGCATTTAAG GGCTGGATTGGTCATGTAACACAAAAACTGACACCATGGAAAGGTAGGCAGTTAATGCAAAAAAGTGTCAGCCAAACAGCCAACCCGCCTAGTTCTTTGACTTCGGACCTGGACTCACTGAAAACATCACCAAGGCCTAGCACACTGCCTGCTTTGGACATTGACTTCACATCTCCAGAAATa ACTTTTCCTGAAGTAGATGCTGTATTCAGAGCAGCACCTCCGTCACTTCCAAACTAcgcaaaaatgcttgaagccaCCCCAGCAGCTATGCCTGATGATACTGCCCAAGCACAAACACAGAAG ATTATGAGAAAGGCCACTGAACCAATTTTTCTTCGACATTTGAAACCACCTCCCTGCAATAAGCCAGGGCCCCCAG GTGTAACTGAAATTCTACAACAACTAGGTCTAGACAAATATGTTCAAAACTTTGAACAAAATGAG GTTGACTGGGAAGTATTTGTGAATCTAGACCCAAAGGGCATGGAAGAAATTGGTATTAAAACAGAAGCAAGCAGAGAAGCACTACTGGAAGCCATCAGCCAACTGCAAAAACATAGGCCCACTTAA
- the LOC119176372 gene encoding AN1-type zinc finger protein 1 isoform X2: protein MSMHSPCLCTTFCETSNDFLPFECVHCKNTFCSDHRTSDAHVCDQVQAHILSDKEAKCSRTGTLFGCTFSECTQKELTPIACGLCAANFCVRHRHAQDHKCKCLQPVSEHMPLTTKVVQKILESKKPVEKTMSSKASISPTAQKVKLMKMKMHAAGEKTIPLADRVYFEVYFPKGHKVRSKPYHFSKLWTVGRAIDSTAIIEKLPNQNNRQTEKRLLLFQASTLKVLNVSDSFETLLNSKLLNEAETLILEYVPPDCDSLSADYHFEET, encoded by the exons ATGAGCATGCACAGTCCCTGCCTTTGTACTACGTTTTGTGAAACATCTAATG ATTTTTTGCCTTTTGAATGTGTGCACTGCAAGAACACCTTTTG CAGTGACCACCGCACATCGGATGCGCATGTGTGCGATCAAGTGCAG GCACACATTCTATCTGACAAGGAGGCCAAGTGCAGTAGGACTGGAACGCTTTTCGGATGCACATTTAGCGAGtgcacacaaaaagaactcaCTCCTATAGCCTGTGGATTATGTGCCGCTAATTTTTGCGTGCGGCACCGACACGCCCAAGACCACAAATGCAAATGTCTCCAACCAGTGTCGGAGCACATGCCTCTCACCACAAAGGTAGTCCAGAAAATACTGG AGTCAAAGAAGCCAGTTGAAAAAACCATGTCAAGCAAAGCAAGCATATCTCCAACTGCACAGAAGGTGAAACTGATGAAAATGAAAATGCATGCTGCTGGTGAAAAAACTATCCCCCTAGCCGACAGGGTGTATTTTGAAGTATACTTTCCAAAAGGCCACAAGGTTCGCTCAAAGCCCTATCATTTTTCAAAG TTATGGACTGTGGGGAGAGCAATTGATAGCACTGCTATAATTGAGAAACTTCCAAACCAGAACAACAGGCAGACTGAAAAG AGGCTGCTGCTGTTCCAAGCAAGTACCTTAAAGGTGCTCAATGTGAGCGACAGTTTTGAGACACTGTTGAACTCCAAGCTCCTGAATGAAGCGGAGACATTAATTCTTGAATATGTTCCTCCAGACTGTGATTCATTGTCAGCAGACTATCACTTTGAGGAAACTTGA
- the LOC119176374 gene encoding periodic tryptophan protein 1 homolog gives MNFVPCVAWVPRGVAKAHPEKVKLLSEQLKELIERGVSNNSKNVDSEGDMEDTKEGACDDDITEKYGLDTYDEEDSSAQVGNLAELAVYANNADDPYLDPQDAEDSEEEIDDFTIRCTDNLIAVARVDEDTCATIEVYVNNHQEEHLYVHHDIMLPAYPLCLEWMNFDPADANPGNYLAVGDMTPVINVWDLDLVDTLEPAYKLGKKAKKKKAALGHTDAVLSLSWNKQVRHLLASGSADNKALVWDLDAGVPARCLSAHKEKVQSVSWHPFESHTLLTGACDNTVKLWDCRNTDASFKSWTVKGEVEKVLWNHFDPFYFYVSTDSGFVYSFDARTDQAVFTLSAHSKGVSGMALSAYCPGCLVTASEDKTLKVWDVLDHKPVFVFEKEDLTVGTVLTLASSPDEPFVIAIGGDDKSLGFSVIDLKEWTALSCFEGRKMLRADVQTDDMETDAPSGALGGLSLDY, from the coding sequence ATGAATTTTGTGCCGTGTGTTGCTTGGGTTCCTCGAGGAGTAGCCAAGGCGCACCCCGAGAAAGTAAAATTGCTCAGTGAACAGCTCAAAGAGCTGATCGAAAGAGGTGTTTCGAACAACAGCAAGAATGTGGACAGTGAGGGCGACATGGAAGACACCAAAGAAGGAGCATGTGACGATGACATTACGGAAAAGTATGGTCTGGACACTTATGATGAAGAAGACAGTTCGGCGCAAGTGGGCAATCTTGCCGAACTTGCTGTGTACGCAAACAACGCAGACGACCCCTATTTGGACCCGCAAGATGCCGAAGATAGCGAAGAAGAAATAGACGACTTCACCATAAGATGCACCGACAACTTGATTGCTGTGGCCCGTGTGGATGAAGATACGTGCGCTACCATTGAGGTGTACGTCAACAACCACCAGGAAGAGCACCTTTACGTGCACCATGACATTATGCTGCCTGCTTATCCGCTTTGTTTGGAATGGATGAATTTTGATCCTGCGGATGCGAATCCTGGCAATTACTTAGCCGTGGGGGACATGACTCCCGTAATCAATGTTTGGGACTTGGACCTTGTCGACACGTTGGAGCCAGCTTACAAGTTGGGAAAAAAagcgaagaagaaaaaagcagcactcGGTCACACTGATGCCGTCCTTAGCCTGTCGTGGAATAAGCAAGTTCGGCATTTGCTCGCTAGTGGATCTGCTGATAACAAAGCACTCGTGTGGGACTTGGACGCAGGTGTTCCAGCCAGGTGCCTCTCAGCACACAAAGAGAAAGTTCAGTCTGTTTCTTGGCATCCCTTCGAAAGCCACACATTGCTAACAGGTGCATGTGACAATACTGTCAAGCTTTGGGACTGCCGAAATACCGACGCCAGCTTCAAGTCGTGGACTGTTAAAGGCGAGGTAGAAAAAGTCTTGTGGAATCACTTTGATCCATTTTACTTCTACGTTAGTACAGATAGTGGTTTTGTCTATAGTTTTGACGCTCGCACAGACCAAGCCGTATTCACACTCTCGGCACACAGTAAAGGTGTCAGTGGCATGGCACTGAGCGCTTACTGTCCGGGATGTCTCGTCACAGCGTCGGAAGACAAAACGTTGAAGGTGTGGGATGTATTAGATCACAAACCAGTGTTTGTCTTTGAAAAGGAGGATCTGACTGTTGGGACAGTGCTTACACTTGCCAGCTCTCCAGATGAACCTTTTGTGATAGCCATTGGAGGCGACGACAAATCGCTTGGATTTTCAGTGATTGACCTCAAGGAATGGACTGCGTTGAGCTGCTTTGAAGGTCGGAAGATGCTGAGAGCAGACGTGCAGACAGATGATATGGAGACAGATGCCCCTTCAGGAGCACTTGGTGGCCTTTCGCTTGACTATTAA
- the LOC119176373 gene encoding ankyrin repeat and SAM domain-containing protein 6 isoform X4 → MEIAYMFCASMGEVNTFLSLCLENDSTGVRNLLTNDVGALTLAAAGGHHSTVCLLLEAGADVAGGGAHPGLGLTPLAAAAINGHLSIMGVLLQRGASVNQVLLATGTSPLMLAASGGHLRVAQMLMDHGADPNQQNIYGNTALDIATACSNMEAAEYLRSITQLASSQEYNPTIGDVFSAISEGNLKELKRLLKDHPSSANWCDLKKGTTPLIHAVILGCMDAVTFLVKNNVDLDIQDHTAGWTALMHAVYQGNVNIVRYLISSGADVGVEAFNGATALDIACYLENGDARIIRMLADQIVACTLTPGNERRQSTSQHFKAFKGWIGHVTQKLTPWKGRQLMQKSVSQTANPPSSLTSDLDSLKTSPRPSTLPALDIDFTSPEITFPEVDAVFRAAPPSLPNYAKMLEATPAAMPDDTAQAQTQKIMRKATEPIFLRHLKPPPCNKPGPPGVTEILQQLGLDKYVQNFEQNEVDWEVFVNLDPKGMEEIGIKTEASREALLEAISQLQKHRPT, encoded by the exons ATGGAAATCGCCTACATGTTTTGCGCATCGATGGGGGAAGTAAATACATTTTTGTCGTTGTGCCTGGAAAACGACTCAACGGGAGTACGTAACTTGTTGACAAATG ATGTTGGCGCACTAACATTGGCTGCAGCGGGAGGTCACCATTCAACAGTGTGCCTCCTCCTAGAAGCAGGAGCAGATGTTGCAGGTGGTGGTGCCCACCCTGGCTTGGGGCTCACTCCTTTAGCTGCTGCTGCCATCAATGGACATCTGTCAATCATGGGTGTCCTACTTCAAAGGGGAGCTTCTGTAAACCAGGTGCTTCTAGCAACTG GCACTAGTCCTCTCATGCTGGCTGCAAGTGGTGGTCACCTTCGAGTAGCACAAATGCTCATGGACCATGGTGCTGACCCAAACCAGCAGAATATTTATGGCAATACAGCCTTGGATATTGCCACAGCTTGTTCGAACATGGAAGCAGCTGAATACCTTCGAAGCATAACACAGCTTGCATCAAGCCAAG AGTACAATCCAACCATTGGTGATGTCTTCAGTGCTATTTCAGAGG GCAACTTGAAGGAACTGAAGAGACTCTTGAAGGATCATCCATCAAGTGCTAACTGGTGCGACCTGAAGAAGGGCACGACTCCCTTAATACATGCTGTTATACTGGGCTGCATGGATGCTGTCACATTTTTGGTAAAAAACAATGTGGACCTGGATATACAAGACCACACAGCTGGTTGGACAGCACTCATGCATGCTGTATATCAAGG GAATGTCAACATTGTGCGCTATCTCATTAGCTCAGGTGCTGATGTCGGTGTAGAAGCTTTCAATGGCGCTACTGCTCTTGACATTGCTTGTTACCTTG AGAATGGAGATGCCAGAATTATTCGGATGCTGGCTGACCAGATAGTTGCCTGCACATTAACACCAGGGAACGAGAG AAGACAAAGTACCTCTCAGCACTTCAAGGCATTTAAG GGCTGGATTGGTCATGTAACACAAAAACTGACACCATGGAAAGGTAGGCAGTTAATGCAAAAAAGTGTCAGCCAAACAGCCAACCCGCCTAGTTCTTTGACTTCGGACCTGGACTCACTGAAAACATCACCAAGGCCTAGCACACTGCCTGCTTTGGACATTGACTTCACATCTCCAGAAATa ACTTTTCCTGAAGTAGATGCTGTATTCAGAGCAGCACCTCCGTCACTTCCAAACTAcgcaaaaatgcttgaagccaCCCCAGCAGCTATGCCTGATGATACTGCCCAAGCACAAACACAGAAG ATTATGAGAAAGGCCACTGAACCAATTTTTCTTCGACATTTGAAACCACCTCCCTGCAATAAGCCAGGGCCCCCAG GTGTAACTGAAATTCTACAACAACTAGGTCTAGACAAATATGTTCAAAACTTTGAACAAAATGAG GTTGACTGGGAAGTATTTGTGAATCTAGACCCAAAGGGCATGGAAGAAATTGGTATTAAAACAGAAGCAAGCAGAGAAGCACTACTGGAAGCCATCAGCCAACTGCAAAAACATAGGCCCACTTAA